One Opitutia bacterium DNA segment encodes these proteins:
- a CDS encoding outer membrane beta-barrel protein gives MKTHGRLFALLALSASALTAAPFVALGDNAELFLTGSVVANFDDNIYLRNGSAGRPEVNDTILTFTPGVDLVFGKNAATTGNFYFREDIVRYSDNDQQNAELASVGFNSLYSNGKSKLDFGASYLESAQNDTSAPGDIVSRKATSVRALSEFGVSEKTSVGAGVRWDKIDYDAIPGYRDSRAWTVPLDAYFEYSPKLQWSTGYRYRATDLSGAAIDSKDHFFNIGARGEFTPKLTGQLRVGYSLRKLDRGGDDSDFGVDSSFNYAFSPKTTYTLGLTNDFGTSALGESTKVFSANVGANNRIDEQWSWNANLVYRATDYPAHSDDFWQGGLGVSYVYNSNVNFTASYTHRNNSSNASAFEFSNNVFSIGASLRY, from the coding sequence ATGAAAACCCACGGACGTTTGTTTGCCCTCCTCGCTTTGAGTGCGAGTGCTCTTACCGCCGCTCCCTTTGTTGCGCTCGGTGACAATGCTGAATTGTTCCTCACCGGATCGGTTGTCGCGAATTTCGACGACAACATTTACCTGCGCAACGGCAGCGCGGGTCGCCCGGAGGTGAACGACACGATCCTGACGTTTACGCCGGGCGTAGACTTGGTGTTCGGAAAGAACGCCGCGACGACCGGAAATTTTTACTTCCGCGAGGACATCGTTCGCTACTCGGACAACGACCAGCAGAACGCCGAGCTTGCCAGCGTCGGATTCAATTCACTCTACAGTAACGGCAAGTCGAAGCTCGATTTTGGCGCTTCCTACTTGGAGTCTGCTCAGAACGACACGTCCGCCCCTGGCGACATCGTGTCTCGCAAGGCGACTTCGGTTCGTGCGCTGTCGGAATTCGGCGTCTCGGAAAAGACCTCGGTAGGCGCTGGCGTGCGCTGGGATAAGATCGATTACGATGCGATTCCGGGCTACCGCGACAGCCGTGCGTGGACCGTGCCGCTGGATGCCTACTTTGAATATTCGCCGAAACTCCAGTGGAGCACTGGCTATCGTTACCGCGCCACCGACCTCAGCGGCGCGGCGATCGACAGCAAGGATCATTTCTTTAATATCGGTGCGCGTGGTGAATTTACGCCTAAGCTGACCGGCCAGCTCCGCGTGGGTTATAGCCTTCGCAAACTCGATCGCGGTGGCGATGACTCCGATTTTGGCGTCGATTCGAGTTTTAACTACGCGTTCTCGCCCAAGACGACCTACACGTTGGGGCTGACTAACGATTTCGGAACGTCCGCACTCGGCGAGTCGACTAAGGTCTTCTCGGCCAATGTGGGAGCCAACAACCGAATCGATGAGCAATGGAGCTGGAATGCCAATCTCGTCTACCGCGCCACGGATTATCCTGCGCACTCCGACGATTTCTGGCAAGGTGGCCTTGGCGTTTCCTACGTCTACAACAGCAACGTGAACTTCACGGCCTCCTACACGCATCGCAACAATAGCTCGAACGCGTCGGCCTTCGAATTTTCAAACAACGTTTTCAGCATCGGGGCCAGTCTCCGTTACTGA
- a CDS encoding polysaccharide biosynthesis tyrosine autokinase has protein sequence MEPANKFDKGSGSGAYPYTYYGNNYGAGYGGYNSAGGETTVQRGFQDYMLILRERVWYIVVVFLLVFSSVAVYTFTRTRTYLSTASVQVLRNDPIVMQVQSVVNNEIRSAEDLNTQVKVLESLAIVQAVSDRLAGEDLRQFLAPFQKSGGDEPISAAAILFRDRKVVPIRLSLIVQVQYEHPDRFIAAKVANLFLDEFIAHNSRLRIEESMKAVDELKIRADQQRKKVEELALSLQGYREKNNLVSLDQRKDIVTEKLKALNAYVTQTDARRKDAEVRWKQVQERRQPLSGLLDLPFISSQPLIAQLVQQVAAQKIVMAQLRERYRDKHPKMIEAMNSLNQIETELNRALTTAVAMTEADYQTAVRSDEQARASLTKQESESLDLDRAAVEYSNLERDLRISEQLLATTLARMKETSMSSTIETQNARIVDRAAPALRYYKPNIPLNLALGFLGGLALGTAFAFFVAYIDDRVKSSFDIEGVIGLPLIGIIPEIKRMEQPDKAQIVINNQDKQVAEAFLALHSSLRLKDESKNAQCILTTSTIPGEGKSFVSTNLALTFAAHGERVCIVDCDLRKPNVHKSFRIENLKGVIDVCAGTATIDDVAVKNLHPNLDIIPAGGRAKNPTQILNSKGFEVMIAELRKRYDRVFFDTPPLAAVSDSLIILPLVDGSVFTIYFNRVRRKAAQFAARRLLEVNVPCFGAVLNGLNLTVSGYYYAQYYDKSYKDYYTTMAKREKGEAAPR, from the coding sequence ATGGAACCTGCAAACAAATTTGACAAAGGCTCTGGCTCCGGCGCCTACCCCTACACTTACTACGGCAACAACTACGGGGCTGGCTATGGTGGCTACAATTCCGCTGGTGGAGAAACCACGGTCCAACGCGGCTTTCAGGACTACATGCTCATTCTGCGCGAGCGCGTATGGTATATCGTGGTGGTCTTCCTTTTGGTGTTCAGCTCGGTAGCGGTTTACACGTTCACCCGCACTCGCACCTATCTTTCGACCGCTAGCGTCCAGGTCCTTCGCAACGACCCCATCGTCATGCAGGTGCAGAGTGTAGTGAATAACGAGATTCGCTCTGCAGAAGACCTGAACACCCAGGTGAAGGTTCTTGAAAGCTTGGCCATCGTCCAAGCGGTTTCGGACCGTCTCGCGGGTGAAGATCTGCGTCAGTTTCTCGCGCCTTTTCAAAAGTCAGGCGGCGACGAGCCGATCTCTGCTGCCGCCATTCTTTTCCGCGATCGCAAAGTCGTTCCCATTCGTCTCAGCCTGATCGTTCAGGTCCAATACGAGCACCCGGACCGTTTCATCGCCGCCAAAGTCGCGAACCTGTTCCTCGACGAGTTCATCGCGCATAACTCGCGCCTCCGCATCGAAGAGTCCATGAAGGCGGTGGACGAGCTGAAGATCCGTGCTGATCAGCAGCGCAAGAAGGTCGAAGAACTCGCTCTCTCCCTGCAGGGCTATCGCGAAAAAAACAACCTGGTCTCCCTCGACCAACGCAAGGACATCGTCACGGAGAAACTCAAGGCGCTCAACGCCTACGTTACTCAGACCGACGCCCGGCGCAAAGACGCGGAAGTGCGCTGGAAACAGGTCCAGGAGCGGCGTCAGCCGCTCTCCGGATTGCTCGATCTCCCCTTCATCTCCAGTCAGCCGCTCATCGCCCAACTCGTCCAGCAAGTCGCGGCCCAGAAGATCGTGATGGCCCAGCTGCGCGAACGCTATCGTGACAAGCACCCGAAGATGATCGAGGCGATGAACTCCCTTAATCAGATCGAAACGGAGCTGAATCGCGCGCTCACCACCGCCGTCGCCATGACGGAAGCCGATTATCAGACGGCGGTCCGTAGCGACGAGCAGGCCCGGGCTTCGCTCACCAAGCAGGAATCCGAATCCCTCGACCTCGACCGCGCCGCCGTCGAATACTCCAACCTCGAACGCGATTTGCGCATCAGCGAACAGCTTCTCGCCACCACGCTCGCGCGCATGAAGGAGACCTCGATGAGCAGCACGATCGAGACTCAGAACGCCCGCATCGTCGATCGCGCCGCTCCGGCCCTTAGATACTACAAGCCCAACATCCCGCTCAATCTCGCGCTTGGCTTCCTTGGCGGCCTCGCTCTCGGCACTGCGTTTGCCTTCTTCGTCGCCTACATCGACGACCGCGTGAAGTCCTCCTTCGACATCGAAGGCGTGATCGGCCTCCCGCTCATCGGCATCATTCCCGAGATCAAGCGCATGGAGCAGCCCGACAAGGCCCAGATTGTCATCAACAATCAGGACAAGCAGGTCGCCGAAGCCTTCCTCGCCCTCCACTCCAGCCTGCGCCTCAAGGACGAGAGCAAGAATGCGCAGTGCATCCTCACGACCTCCACGATCCCCGGCGAAGGCAAATCCTTCGTTTCGACCAATCTCGCCCTCACCTTCGCGGCCCACGGCGAGCGGGTTTGCATCGTCGACTGCGACCTCCGGAAGCCGAACGTTCACAAGTCATTCCGCATCGAGAATCTCAAGGGTGTCATCGACGTCTGCGCCGGCACGGCCACGATCGACGACGTCGCGGTGAAGAACCTGCACCCGAACCTCGACATCATCCCCGCCGGCGGTCGTGCGAAAAACCCGACGCAGATACTCAACAGCAAGGGCTTCGAGGTCATGATCGCCGAGCTGCGCAAGCGCTATGATCGTGTCTTCTTCGACACCCCGCCGCTCGCCGCAGTCAGCGATTCGCTGATCATTCTCCCCTTGGTCGACGGCTCCGTGTTCACGATCTACTTCAATCGCGTGCGCCGCAAGGCCGCGCAGTTCGCGGCCCGTCGTCTGCTCGAAGTGAACGTCCCGTGTTTCGGCGCCGTGCTCAACGGCCTGAATCTCACGGTCTCGGGCTACTACTACGCGCAATACTACGATAAGTCCTACAAGGACTACTACACCACGATGGCGAAGCGCGAAAAGGGCGAAGCCGCCCCGCGTTAA
- a CDS encoding DUF3568 family protein, giving the protein MKTTIQTRSRVLAVILSARLLLAATLLATVAFTSGCVAVVAAGAAGGAVAWVRGAVVTSLDGDLDRVYRASQQAVADLQFARISERKSGVDAEIKSRTALDKKVLITLEQAGNTTKVTIRVDLLGDQQLSLSVLDRIKAHL; this is encoded by the coding sequence ATGAAGACCACGATTCAAACCCGTTCCCGTGTGCTGGCTGTTATCCTGAGTGCGCGCTTGCTCCTCGCTGCGACGCTGCTCGCCACAGTGGCGTTCACTTCGGGTTGCGTGGCGGTCGTCGCCGCGGGCGCGGCAGGCGGCGCGGTGGCGTGGGTGCGCGGCGCGGTGGTGACGAGCCTCGATGGAGATTTGGACCGCGTCTATCGCGCGTCGCAGCAGGCGGTCGCGGACCTGCAATTTGCCCGGATTTCCGAGCGCAAGAGCGGCGTCGATGCGGAGATCAAGTCCCGCACCGCGCTCGACAAGAAGGTGCTCATCACGCTCGAGCAGGCCGGCAACACCACGAAGGTCACCATCCGAGTCGACCTGCTCGGCGACCAGCAGCTGTCGCTGTCGGTGCTGGATCGCATCAAGGCGCACCTCTGA
- a CDS encoding HAD family phosphatase, giving the protein MKLDIPSGDFAGYIFDCDGTLVDTMPLHYRAWSAAMQRHGLKGELSEDLFYSLGGVPTRRVAELMGQHYGLKLDPDQVFHEKEDIFISMQGEMKVIQPVVDFARAVAKRKPVAVASGGPKPIVRRTLEVTGLSELFPILVTPEDVLHGKPAPDMFLLAAAKMGVAPEACLVFEDADPGFRAAEAAGMKWVAVPSRPVKQ; this is encoded by the coding sequence ATGAAGCTCGACATTCCGTCCGGCGATTTTGCCGGCTACATCTTCGATTGCGACGGCACGCTCGTCGACACGATGCCGCTGCACTACCGCGCGTGGAGCGCGGCGATGCAACGCCACGGACTGAAGGGGGAGCTGAGCGAGGATTTGTTCTACTCGCTCGGCGGCGTGCCGACGCGGCGCGTGGCGGAGCTCATGGGCCAGCACTACGGGCTCAAGCTCGATCCCGACCAGGTGTTCCACGAGAAGGAGGACATCTTCATTTCGATGCAGGGTGAGATGAAGGTCATCCAGCCGGTCGTAGATTTCGCGCGCGCGGTGGCGAAGCGAAAGCCCGTGGCGGTCGCCTCGGGCGGGCCGAAACCGATCGTGCGGCGCACGCTCGAAGTGACCGGGTTGTCGGAGTTGTTTCCGATTCTGGTGACGCCGGAGGATGTGCTGCACGGCAAGCCCGCGCCGGACATGTTCCTGCTCGCGGCGGCGAAAATGGGCGTCGCGCCCGAGGCGTGCCTCGTGTTCGAGGACGCCGATCCCGGCTTCCGCGCGGCGGAGGCCGCGGGGATGAAGTGGGTCGCGGTGCCGAGCCGGCCGGTGAAGCAGTAA
- a CDS encoding alpha/beta hydrolase: MSALRLVVFLSLVFAHLRAADVVLETGTLSSGALYTVAKPVRWNGRVLLLAHAYRTDEQPLHANLQEARPPVRALLDQGWLVATTSFRRNGVILKDAIDDLDSLRRQVAAVHGPPQRVYLLGEAMGGAIVTRIAESSPDDYAGAVAVSPEFQLQEPPPTVGLSLQPRRPLILLANHSELSSSRGYVTAAAKATFAPVLWTVGRHGHANINSNEKLAALSALVRWVEEGRRPEPNFDATQPANVGPSQVTFAPDRAAAGRVLEILPGSGDLVINFQPADLAQLGIKPRTRFAVVVGSRVIRVFYATTPAPVKRDEWFAFPEADGWFTLAINRGNAAAVSGLHVGDTVVLRRLAAD; the protein is encoded by the coding sequence GTGTCCGCCCTCCGTCTTGTAGTTTTCCTTTCCCTCGTATTCGCCCACCTGCGCGCGGCGGACGTCGTCCTCGAGACCGGCACGCTCTCCTCGGGCGCACTCTACACCGTCGCCAAACCCGTGCGCTGGAACGGCCGCGTGCTCCTCCTCGCCCACGCCTACCGCACCGACGAGCAACCGCTCCACGCCAACCTCCAGGAGGCGCGCCCGCCCGTCCGCGCGCTGCTCGACCAAGGCTGGCTCGTCGCCACCACCAGCTTCCGCCGCAACGGCGTCATCCTCAAGGACGCCATCGACGACCTCGACTCGCTCCGCCGCCAAGTCGCCGCCGTGCACGGCCCGCCGCAACGCGTCTACCTCCTCGGCGAAGCGATGGGCGGCGCCATCGTCACGCGCATCGCCGAGTCGTCGCCCGACGACTACGCCGGCGCCGTCGCCGTCAGCCCCGAATTCCAACTCCAGGAGCCGCCGCCCACCGTCGGCCTCTCGCTCCAACCGCGCCGTCCGCTCATCCTGCTCGCCAACCACTCCGAACTCTCCAGCTCACGCGGCTACGTCACCGCCGCCGCGAAAGCCACCTTCGCTCCCGTGCTCTGGACCGTCGGGCGCCACGGCCACGCCAACATCAACTCCAACGAAAAACTCGCCGCGCTCTCCGCCCTCGTCCGCTGGGTCGAGGAAGGCCGCCGCCCCGAGCCCAACTTCGACGCCACCCAGCCCGCGAACGTCGGCCCGTCGCAAGTGACCTTCGCGCCCGACCGCGCCGCCGCCGGACGCGTTCTCGAGATCCTCCCCGGCTCGGGCGATCTCGTGATCAATTTCCAACCCGCCGACCTCGCGCAGCTCGGCATCAAGCCGCGCACTCGCTTTGCCGTCGTCGTCGGCTCGCGCGTCATCCGCGTCTTCTACGCCACGACGCCCGCGCCCGTGAAACGCGACGAGTGGTTCGCTTTCCCCGAAGCCGACGGCTGGTTCACGCTCGCCATCAATCGCGGCAACGCCGCCGCGGTCTCCGGCCTGCACGTGGGCGACACCGTGGTGTTGCGCCGCCTCGCGGCCGACTGA
- a CDS encoding histidinol-phosphate transaminase, with product MTYADLANKGILTQPVYEPGKPIDQVARELGLDPATIVKLASNENPFGPSPRAVVAGEKALREAHLYPDGGYYLLRERLAKHWGFGMDQFIVGDGSNEIIELLGHAFLAPGVECVMPQASFIVYKLVTLMFGATPVEVPLAAGLRQDLTALRAAVTPRTRFVFLASPANPVGATNTTEEIFALVRSLPEHVIFVFDEAYAEFLDNPPDLRVLMAEGRKVIGLRTFSKIYGLAALRVGYAYAAKELIAVVQRARQPFNVNAIASAMAIAALGDEEFVAMVRRENRAGLEQLGTGFTRIGLEFVPGHGNFLLVKVGDGVAVFDALQRRGLITRPVKGYGLPEWLRISVGTREQNARLLRELASVLGRA from the coding sequence ATGACTTACGCGGACCTGGCGAACAAGGGCATTCTCACGCAGCCGGTGTATGAGCCGGGCAAGCCGATCGATCAGGTGGCGCGCGAACTCGGGCTCGATCCGGCGACGATCGTGAAGCTGGCGTCGAACGAGAATCCGTTCGGGCCGTCGCCGAGGGCGGTCGTGGCGGGCGAGAAGGCGTTGCGCGAGGCGCATCTTTATCCGGATGGCGGCTATTACCTGCTGCGCGAGCGGCTGGCGAAGCACTGGGGGTTCGGGATGGATCAGTTCATCGTCGGCGACGGCTCGAACGAAATCATCGAGCTGCTCGGGCACGCGTTTCTGGCGCCGGGCGTGGAGTGCGTGATGCCGCAGGCGTCGTTCATCGTCTACAAGCTCGTGACGCTGATGTTCGGCGCGACGCCGGTGGAAGTGCCGCTGGCGGCGGGGCTGCGGCAGGATTTGACGGCGTTGCGCGCGGCGGTGACGCCGCGGACGCGGTTCGTTTTTCTCGCGAGCCCCGCGAATCCTGTGGGCGCGACGAACACAACGGAGGAGATTTTCGCTCTCGTGCGGTCGTTGCCGGAGCACGTGATCTTCGTCTTCGACGAGGCGTATGCGGAGTTTTTGGACAACCCGCCGGATCTCCGCGTGCTGATGGCCGAGGGGCGCAAGGTGATCGGTTTGCGGACGTTTTCGAAGATCTACGGGCTGGCGGCGCTGCGCGTGGGCTACGCGTATGCGGCGAAGGAGCTGATCGCGGTCGTGCAGCGCGCGCGGCAGCCGTTCAACGTGAACGCGATCGCGTCGGCGATGGCGATCGCGGCGCTCGGTGATGAGGAGTTCGTGGCGATGGTGCGCCGGGAGAATCGCGCGGGACTCGAGCAGCTCGGCACGGGTTTCACGAGGATCGGGCTCGAGTTCGTGCCTGGGCACGGAAATTTCCTGCTCGTGAAGGTGGGCGACGGCGTGGCGGTGTTCGATGCGTTGCAGCGGCGCGGACTCATCACGCGGCCGGTGAAAGGCTATGGCTTGCCGGAGTGGCTGCGCATCAGCGTCGGCACGCGCGAGCAAAACGCGCGGTTGCTCCGCGAATTGGCGAGCGTGCTGGGCCGCGCTTAA
- a CDS encoding DEAD/DEAH box helicase gives MESAFSALGLNDRLAYAVQQMGYENPTPIQAQAIPQVLAGKDVIGSAQTGTGKTAAFALPILHQLERRGALRCLILEPTRELAVQVEEAFKNFSKFTDLRVTVVYGGVGYGKQREDLARGIDVLAATPGRLLDYMEQGEIRLDNVDILVLDEVDRMLDMGFLPDVKRIVAKVPKDRQTLFFTATLPPEIEQLAAWALRDPFKISVSRERSTAETITHAFYPVVQAQKFELLAHLLEQTQYHSVIIFSRTKSGADYVANRLKHAGHTCAVMHADRSQQERMDALKGFKSGKYEVLVATDLVARGLDIADVSHVINFDVPENPEDYVHRIGRTGRAQKTGDAFTLVTEETWRDARSIERFIGQSIEWKKVEGFNYTYSGIFDGGGMPQVAPEKPKSRLTRGGRR, from the coding sequence ATGGAGAGCGCGTTCTCGGCGCTCGGCTTGAACGATCGCCTCGCCTACGCGGTGCAGCAGATGGGTTACGAGAACCCGACGCCGATCCAGGCGCAGGCCATCCCGCAGGTGCTCGCCGGCAAGGATGTCATCGGCTCGGCGCAGACGGGCACGGGCAAGACGGCGGCCTTCGCGTTGCCCATTCTCCACCAGCTCGAGCGCCGCGGCGCGCTGCGCTGCCTGATCCTCGAACCGACGCGCGAACTCGCGGTGCAGGTCGAGGAAGCCTTCAAGAATTTCTCCAAGTTCACCGACCTCCGCGTCACCGTCGTCTACGGCGGCGTGGGTTACGGCAAGCAGCGCGAGGATCTCGCGCGCGGCATCGACGTCCTCGCGGCCACGCCCGGCCGCCTGCTCGACTACATGGAGCAGGGCGAAATCCGCCTCGATAACGTCGACATCCTCGTGCTCGACGAGGTCGACCGCATGCTCGACATGGGCTTCCTGCCCGACGTGAAGCGCATCGTCGCGAAGGTGCCGAAGGATCGCCAGACGCTGTTCTTTACGGCCACGTTGCCGCCCGAGATCGAGCAACTCGCCGCGTGGGCGCTGCGCGATCCGTTCAAGATTTCCGTCAGCCGCGAGCGCTCGACCGCCGAGACGATCACGCACGCGTTTTACCCCGTGGTGCAGGCGCAAAAGTTCGAGCTGCTCGCGCACCTGCTGGAGCAGACGCAGTATCACTCGGTGATCATCTTCTCGCGCACGAAGAGCGGCGCGGACTACGTTGCGAACCGCCTCAAGCATGCCGGCCACACGTGCGCGGTGATGCATGCCGATCGTTCGCAGCAGGAGCGCATGGACGCGTTGAAGGGCTTCAAGTCCGGCAAATACGAGGTGCTCGTCGCGACGGACCTCGTCGCTCGCGGCCTCGACATCGCGGACGTGTCGCACGTGATCAATTTCGACGTCCCGGAGAATCCCGAGGACTACGTCCACCGCATCGGCCGCACCGGTCGCGCGCAGAAGACCGGCGACGCGTTCACGCTCGTGACCGAGGAAACCTGGCGCGACGCGCGCAGCATCGAGCGTTTCATCGGCCAGAGCATCGAGTGGAAGAAGGTCGAGGGCTTCAACTACACCTACTCGGGCATCTTCGACGGCGGCGGCATGCCGCAGGTGGCGCCCGAGAAGCCGAAGAGCCGCCTCACGCGCGGCGGCCGTCGCTGA
- a CDS encoding tetratricopeptide repeat protein codes for MVLVVATWLSATGVATGYFKFLRGIEEVAWVDTLLPTRWHNVSVAMGNHYVREAADALKKGDPIAALRLYRSGLAKSPANLSGRLALARLYVGAKRPDLARDLLLRDLPRFASDASYLRTALSFLLEFQFDSELQTAAEKLVTHASPAVREQGAIHAAAVAFHRGNFDATENILRSHHLDQSAEGTLLLARADFERGFADLALTRLAPLLNDSPGRGPALELVAQIHSQKGRASELARTATLSLANDPLSPAPRLQLLRQLHAEHRTDELARETERFMELFASDTNALLALGDFAANTANPALARRIQQTFARQKWNPDAPALLYAEACISAGRHAEGVVELDRYLQNNPSAGLRYGPAFDGLRTVALFGLNREDDAQLQLEHLLAQPNLRAENLSAVANRLLALGRPEAARLALTRAVKLDPLNQSALGILVRLEADQGQLDTLPAHLRQFLAMRRPSHEILSFVYRRLGSDLNLLHPEQPALLAQLRQHVGREITQSPAPTP; via the coding sequence ATGGTCCTCGTTGTCGCGACGTGGCTCAGCGCGACAGGTGTCGCCACGGGATATTTCAAATTCCTGCGCGGCATCGAGGAGGTGGCTTGGGTCGACACGCTCCTGCCAACGCGCTGGCACAACGTTTCGGTCGCCATGGGCAACCACTACGTCCGCGAAGCCGCCGACGCGTTGAAAAAGGGCGACCCCATCGCCGCCCTGCGCTTGTATCGGTCTGGCCTGGCAAAATCGCCGGCCAATCTTAGCGGACGCCTCGCGCTTGCCCGCCTCTATGTTGGCGCCAAACGTCCTGACCTCGCGCGCGACCTCCTCCTGCGGGATCTGCCGCGCTTCGCCTCCGATGCCAGCTACCTGCGCACGGCGTTGAGTTTTCTGCTCGAGTTTCAATTCGATTCCGAACTCCAGACCGCCGCGGAGAAGCTGGTGACCCACGCATCTCCGGCCGTGCGCGAACAGGGTGCGATCCACGCCGCCGCGGTCGCCTTCCACCGCGGCAATTTCGACGCCACCGAGAACATTCTCCGAAGCCATCACTTGGATCAGTCCGCCGAGGGCACGTTGCTGCTCGCTCGCGCTGACTTCGAACGCGGCTTCGCCGACCTTGCCCTCACTCGCCTCGCCCCCTTGCTGAACGATAGCCCGGGCCGCGGACCCGCACTGGAACTAGTGGCGCAAATTCACTCCCAAAAAGGACGCGCGTCCGAACTCGCCCGCACCGCCACGCTCAGCCTCGCCAACGACCCATTGTCGCCCGCGCCACGTCTCCAGCTCCTGCGCCAGCTCCACGCCGAACATCGCACCGACGAACTTGCCCGCGAAACCGAGCGATTCATGGAGCTCTTCGCCTCCGACACCAATGCGCTGCTCGCCCTCGGAGACTTTGCCGCCAACACCGCCAATCCCGCCCTCGCCCGCCGCATCCAGCAAACCTTCGCGCGACAAAAATGGAATCCCGACGCCCCCGCCCTCCTCTACGCGGAAGCCTGCATCTCCGCCGGCCGCCACGCCGAGGGCGTGGTCGAGCTTGACCGCTATCTCCAAAATAACCCTTCCGCCGGCCTTCGCTACGGACCGGCCTTCGACGGCCTTCGCACCGTAGCGCTCTTCGGCCTGAACCGCGAAGACGACGCCCAGCTCCAACTCGAGCACCTCCTCGCCCAACCCAATCTCCGCGCCGAAAACCTCTCCGCCGTCGCCAACCGTCTGCTCGCGCTCGGCCGCCCCGAAGCCGCGCGCCTCGCCCTCACCCGCGCGGTCAAGTTGGATCCACTCAACCAATCCGCGCTCGGCATCCTCGTCCGCCTCGAAGCCGATCAAGGCCAGCTCGACACCCTTCCCGCCCACCTCCGGCAATTCCTCGCGATGCGCCGCCCCTCGCACGAGATCCTCTCGTTCGTCTACCGCCGTCTCGGCAGCGATCTCAACCTCCTCCACCCGGAGCAACCCGCCCTCCTCGCCCAGCTCCGGCAACACGTGGGCCGCGAGATCACCCAATCGCCGGCCCCCACGCCTTAA
- a CDS encoding polysaccharide export protein codes for MRRLFLSLGLTCLIGCAVSVADERPAAKSVSTAVDYILQPLDLLRIVVFQEPDLERQVRISQEYAVNLPLVGSIDLKGKSVRQAEELIRARYDADFLKNPQITITVLEYTPRTVQVLGAVNQPGAIAFTPEQQMTIMEAIARAGGQARIADIRRVRLTRQMAEGKTEIYTINLDDLMKGTSTEKWPLLKGDVIFVPERIL; via the coding sequence ATGAGACGTCTTTTTCTCAGCTTAGGGCTTACATGCCTGATTGGTTGCGCTGTCTCGGTCGCGGACGAACGGCCAGCGGCGAAATCTGTCAGCACAGCGGTCGACTACATTCTTCAGCCTCTCGATCTTCTCCGCATCGTTGTTTTTCAGGAACCCGACCTCGAGCGTCAGGTTCGCATCAGTCAGGAGTATGCAGTCAATCTTCCGCTTGTCGGATCGATCGACCTGAAGGGGAAATCTGTTCGCCAAGCGGAAGAGTTGATTCGTGCGCGCTACGACGCCGACTTCCTCAAAAATCCGCAAATCACTATCACGGTTTTGGAGTATACGCCTCGCACCGTGCAGGTGCTTGGTGCGGTTAACCAGCCCGGTGCCATCGCTTTCACGCCCGAGCAACAGATGACAATCATGGAGGCAATTGCTCGCGCCGGAGGGCAGGCACGCATCGCCGATATCCGGCGCGTCCGCCTCACGCGCCAAATGGCCGAGGGCAAAACCGAAATTTATACCATCAATCTCGATGACCTTATGAAGGGAACCTCCACCGAAAAGTGGCCGCTGCTGAAGGGCGATGTCATTTTCGTTCCGGAGCGTATCCTCTGA